The following proteins come from a genomic window of Paeniglutamicibacter kerguelensis:
- a CDS encoding ABC transporter ATP-binding protein: MLLRILRRHLKPYWKWLVAVGLFQGAQSIASLYLPSLVADIIDNGVAKGDVGHIASVGGTMLAITLVQIACAVAAVYFGAKTAMSLGRDLRGAIFHKVGDFSEHEVSRFGAPSLITRTTNDVQQVQMVVLMTCTLFVAAPILAVGGVVMAMRQDAGLSWLMAVSIPVLLLSIGLIISRMVPLFRLMQKRIDVVNKVLREQLTGIRVIRAFVREDLETERFARANAELTDVSISAGRLFALMFPIVMMVLNVSSVAVIWFGGLRVESGEMEVGALVAYLSYLLQILMAVMMATFMGVMLPRAAVSADRIGEVLETESSVKMPEHGVATLEGAGSVEFADVTFCYPGAEQPVLRDLEFTVREGQTTAIIGSTGAGKTTLVNLLPRLFDATGGAVLVDGVDVAQLDPDLLWSRIGLVPQKPYLFAGTVASNLRYGKPDATDEELWEALGIAQGKDFVQEMEGGLEAEISQGGTNVSGGQRQRLAIARALVKQPEIYIFDDSFSALDSATDARLRIALKKHRNRATKIIVAQRVATIIDADQIIVLDRGRIVGRGTHDELLKTSETYAEIVESQLTAEEAA; this comes from the coding sequence ATGCTGCTGCGAATTCTCCGCCGCCACCTGAAGCCGTACTGGAAATGGCTGGTCGCCGTCGGGTTGTTCCAGGGCGCGCAATCCATCGCCTCGCTCTACCTGCCCAGCCTCGTGGCGGACATCATCGACAACGGGGTGGCCAAGGGCGACGTGGGCCATATCGCCTCCGTCGGCGGGACGATGCTGGCCATCACGCTGGTGCAGATCGCCTGCGCGGTCGCCGCCGTCTACTTCGGCGCCAAGACCGCCATGTCGCTGGGCAGGGACCTGCGCGGCGCGATCTTCCACAAAGTCGGCGACTTCTCCGAGCACGAGGTCTCCAGGTTCGGCGCACCGTCGCTGATCACGCGCACCACCAACGACGTGCAGCAGGTCCAGATGGTGGTCCTGATGACCTGTACGCTCTTCGTTGCCGCGCCCATCCTCGCCGTCGGCGGGGTCGTCATGGCCATGCGGCAGGACGCGGGGCTCTCCTGGCTGATGGCCGTGAGCATCCCGGTGCTGCTGCTCTCGATCGGCCTGATCATCTCGCGCATGGTCCCGCTGTTCCGCCTCATGCAAAAGCGCATCGACGTGGTCAACAAGGTGCTGCGCGAGCAGCTGACGGGCATCCGGGTGATCCGCGCCTTTGTGCGCGAGGACCTCGAGACCGAGCGGTTCGCCCGGGCCAACGCGGAACTGACGGATGTGTCGATCAGCGCCGGGCGGCTGTTTGCGCTCATGTTCCCGATCGTCATGATGGTGCTGAACGTTTCAAGCGTCGCGGTGATCTGGTTCGGCGGTCTGCGCGTGGAATCCGGTGAGATGGAGGTCGGCGCGCTGGTCGCCTACCTCAGCTACCTGCTCCAGATCCTGATGGCCGTCATGATGGCGACCTTCATGGGCGTGATGCTGCCGCGCGCCGCGGTGAGCGCGGACCGCATCGGCGAGGTGCTGGAGACCGAGTCCTCGGTCAAGATGCCCGAGCACGGGGTGGCAACGCTGGAGGGCGCGGGCAGCGTCGAATTCGCCGACGTCACCTTCTGCTATCCCGGGGCCGAGCAGCCGGTGCTGCGGGACCTCGAATTCACCGTGCGCGAGGGGCAGACCACCGCGATCATCGGCAGCACCGGCGCGGGAAAGACCACGCTGGTGAACCTGCTGCCCCGGCTCTTTGACGCGACCGGCGGAGCTGTCCTGGTGGACGGGGTCGACGTCGCGCAGCTGGATCCGGACCTGCTGTGGAGCCGGATCGGGCTGGTCCCGCAAAAGCCGTACCTGTTCGCCGGGACGGTGGCCAGCAACCTGCGCTACGGCAAGCCCGACGCCACCGACGAGGAGCTGTGGGAGGCCCTGGGGATCGCCCAGGGCAAGGACTTCGTGCAGGAGATGGAGGGCGGGCTGGAGGCCGAAATTTCCCAGGGTGGCACCAACGTCTCCGGCGGCCAGCGGCAGCGGCTCGCCATCGCCAGGGCCCTGGTGAAGCAGCCAGAGATCTACATCTTCGACGACTCGTTCTCGGCGCTCGACAGCGCAACCGATGCCCGGCTGCGCATCGCCCTGAAGAAGCACAGGAACCGGGCCACCAAGATCATCGTGGCCCAGCGGGTGGCCACCATCATCGACGCGGACCAGATCATCGTGCTCGATCGCGGCAGGATCGTGGGCCGCGGAACCCACGACGAACTGCTCAAGACCTCGGAGACCTACGCGGAGATCGTCGAATCCCAGCTCACGGCGGAGGAAGCGGCATGA
- a CDS encoding TetR/AcrR family transcriptional regulator — translation MSDPGTTHEAKPPRATALAPGERKAMIVDAVMPLLLEFGPAVTSRQIAEAAGISEGTVYKAFGDKASLIQAAVDKQMDPAPLLRELGGIDPALPLEDKVLRALGLLQERFREAFRFMAMFDKYQKPSSGKSQEGFARVFREFLEPDLGRLNCDPDRVWQILRLLAFSSSLPRLNGGETYGAEELTGIILYGIAGAKPPTETEN, via the coding sequence ATGTCGGATCCAGGAACCACCCACGAAGCGAAGCCTCCCCGGGCAACGGCACTGGCCCCCGGGGAACGGAAGGCGATGATCGTCGATGCGGTCATGCCGCTGCTGCTGGAATTCGGCCCGGCCGTGACCTCCCGCCAGATTGCCGAGGCGGCCGGGATCTCCGAGGGGACCGTCTACAAGGCCTTCGGGGACAAGGCCTCGCTGATCCAGGCCGCCGTCGACAAGCAGATGGACCCGGCACCGTTGCTGCGCGAGCTGGGCGGAATCGACCCCGCGCTGCCGCTTGAGGACAAGGTGCTGCGGGCCCTCGGGCTGCTGCAGGAACGGTTCCGCGAGGCCTTCCGGTTCATGGCGATGTTCGACAAATACCAGAAACCCTCGTCGGGCAAATCCCAGGAGGGTTTCGCCCGGGTCTTTCGCGAGTTCCTGGAACCCGACCTCGGCCGGCTCAATTGCGACCCCGACCGCGTGTGGCAGATCCTGCGGCTGCTTGCTTTCTCCTCGTCGCTGCCCCGCCTCAACGGGGGCGAGACCTACGGCGCCGAAGAGCTCACCGGCATCATCCTCTACGGGATCGCCGGAGCCAAGCCCCCCACCGAAACCGAGAACTAG
- a CDS encoding PEP/pyruvate-binding domain-containing protein produces the protein MRYIRDLDTIGATDIDFAGGKAANLGELVTAGFPVPSGCVLTTDAYRAFVAANRLEERILKLAAAPPEESAEAAGSIAALFAAGLIPGEMARELREAYKGLGTGNGEGVPVAVRSSATAEDLAEASFAGQQETYLNVIGADDLLDAVRECWASLWTERAMSYRTRAGIAPQDVALAVVIQVMVDADAAGVMFTANPASGNRGEIVIGAAWGLGESVVGGLVSTDDLVVDAGTLKVLSSSVASKDTMTVNAGNRTGQTPVPEDLRNKAVLGTGEAQRLASLGLRIARHFGVPQDIEWARSGGVFRILQARPITALPDPEAAAPETWQLPYRHGLYFRASIVEQLPDPLTPLFADLIDPSVTASLGSLMSKAFGRNVMHKGDLGLPTVNGYAYYYYRASGFMRVFALSPIAVARLGRSQAGMGLDGWKNESHPAYRAAIEAWEQRDWKPLPGDELLAAAVELLDAGTRYYTAVQSVVPMAATSEIAFRAFYDKLVKAPGDPVADTFLLGFDSEPIRAEYSLYDLAAWARERPGLSARLLATDTSALAAEVLDPGARGDWPAPGSAPDPDRIEFLERFRTHLQRFGHAVYNLDFATPVPADAPAQLLDTLKFNLRGEGGNPHERQRNSAQRREENTARIMAHLEGRKARNFGRLLAWTQKAAPMREDALSDIGLAWPLLRSMLLELGERLKTAGVVGAAEDVFWLRLAELQAANGFGLADPAPAAGDGGPGPVRITGAPEPVRAGAVAERKALWKARRRADAPQMLPVARWADKALSGMMPAGLQTQTGDVIKGVGASLGTVRAPARVLAGPDDFASMQYGEVLVARMTTPAWTPLFAMAAAVVTDVGGPLSHSSIVAREYGIPAVLGTGVATRRIRTGDMVTVDGDAGTVALGDHRDAGN, from the coding sequence ATGCGCTACATCAGGGACCTGGACACCATCGGGGCAACGGACATCGACTTTGCCGGAGGAAAAGCCGCGAACCTCGGAGAACTGGTCACCGCCGGTTTCCCGGTGCCGTCCGGGTGCGTGCTCACCACCGACGCCTACCGGGCGTTCGTTGCCGCCAACCGGCTGGAGGAACGGATCCTGAAGCTGGCCGCCGCCCCGCCGGAGGAAAGCGCAGAGGCCGCCGGATCCATTGCCGCGCTGTTCGCGGCCGGGCTGATTCCCGGGGAGATGGCCCGGGAACTGCGTGAGGCCTACAAGGGGCTGGGCACCGGAAACGGGGAAGGCGTGCCGGTCGCGGTCCGTTCGTCCGCCACTGCAGAGGACCTGGCCGAGGCCAGCTTCGCCGGGCAGCAGGAAACGTACCTGAATGTCATCGGGGCCGACGACCTGCTCGACGCCGTCCGCGAATGCTGGGCCTCGCTGTGGACCGAACGGGCCATGTCCTACCGGACCCGGGCCGGCATCGCGCCGCAGGACGTCGCCCTGGCCGTGGTCATCCAGGTAATGGTCGATGCCGATGCCGCCGGGGTCATGTTCACGGCCAACCCCGCCTCCGGCAACCGGGGCGAGATCGTGATCGGGGCGGCCTGGGGGCTCGGCGAATCGGTGGTCGGAGGACTGGTGAGCACCGACGACCTCGTGGTCGACGCCGGGACCCTGAAGGTGCTCTCCAGCAGCGTCGCCTCCAAGGACACCATGACCGTTAATGCCGGGAATCGGACCGGCCAAACCCCGGTGCCCGAAGACCTGCGCAACAAGGCCGTGCTCGGCACCGGGGAGGCGCAACGCCTGGCCAGCCTGGGACTCAGGATCGCAAGGCACTTCGGTGTCCCGCAGGACATTGAATGGGCCAGGTCCGGCGGTGTGTTCCGCATTCTCCAGGCCCGGCCGATCACCGCACTGCCGGACCCGGAGGCCGCTGCGCCCGAGACCTGGCAGCTTCCCTACAGGCACGGCCTGTATTTCCGCGCCAGCATCGTGGAACAGCTGCCCGACCCGCTGACCCCGCTCTTCGCGGACCTCATCGACCCCTCGGTGACCGCATCCCTGGGATCCCTGATGTCCAAGGCCTTCGGGCGCAACGTCATGCACAAGGGCGACCTGGGGTTGCCCACCGTCAACGGCTACGCCTACTACTATTACCGGGCCTCCGGATTCATGCGCGTGTTCGCACTGTCCCCGATCGCCGTGGCCCGGCTGGGCCGCTCGCAGGCGGGGATGGGATTGGACGGCTGGAAAAACGAATCCCACCCCGCGTACCGCGCGGCCATCGAGGCTTGGGAACAACGGGACTGGAAGCCGCTGCCCGGGGACGAGCTGCTGGCGGCTGCGGTCGAGCTGCTGGACGCCGGAACCCGGTACTACACCGCCGTGCAGTCCGTGGTGCCGATGGCGGCGACCAGCGAGATCGCGTTCCGGGCGTTCTACGACAAGCTGGTCAAGGCCCCGGGGGACCCGGTCGCCGACACCTTCCTGCTGGGATTCGACAGCGAACCGATCCGGGCCGAGTACTCGCTGTACGACCTCGCCGCCTGGGCCCGCGAGCGCCCGGGGCTCTCCGCCCGGCTGCTGGCCACGGACACCTCTGCCCTCGCCGCCGAGGTGTTGGATCCAGGCGCCCGCGGGGACTGGCCGGCGCCCGGTTCCGCCCCCGATCCCGACCGCATCGAGTTCCTGGAACGCTTCCGGACCCACCTGCAAAGGTTCGGGCATGCGGTCTACAACCTGGACTTCGCCACCCCGGTGCCGGCCGATGCCCCCGCGCAGCTGCTGGACACGCTGAAATTCAACCTGCGCGGCGAGGGCGGAAACCCCCACGAACGCCAGCGCAATTCGGCGCAACGCCGCGAGGAAAACACCGCACGGATCATGGCGCACCTTGAAGGGCGCAAGGCCCGGAACTTCGGGCGCTTGCTGGCCTGGACGCAAAAGGCGGCGCCGATGCGCGAGGATGCGCTCTCCGACATCGGACTGGCCTGGCCGCTGCTGCGGTCCATGCTGCTGGAACTGGGGGAGCGGCTGAAGACGGCCGGGGTCGTGGGAGCGGCCGAGGACGTATTTTGGCTGCGGCTCGCCGAGCTGCAGGCCGCCAACGGCTTCGGCCTGGCGGATCCCGCCCCGGCGGCGGGCGACGGCGGGCCGGGCCCTGTCCGGATCACCGGCGCTCCCGAACCGGTGCGGGCCGGGGCCGTGGCCGAGCGCAAAGCCCTGTGGAAGGCCCGGCGCCGGGCCGACGCCCCGCAGATGCTTCCGGTCGCCCGCTGGGCGGACAAGGCCCTGTCCGGGATGATGCCCGCCGGTTTGCAGACCCAGACCGGGGACGTGATCAAGGGGGTGGGCGCCAGCCTGGGGACCGTGCGCGCCCCGGCCCGGGTGCTGGCCGGGCCTGACGACTTCGCCTCGATGCAATACGGGGAGGTGTTGGTGGCCCGGATGACCACCCCGGCCTGGACCCCGCTCTTTGCCATGGCCGCGGCGGTGGTCACCGATGTCGGCGGCCCGTTGAGCCACAGTTCGATCGTGGCCCGGGAATACGGGATTCCCGCCGTGCTGGGCACCGGGGTGGCGACCCGCCGGATCCGCACCGGGGACATGGTCACCGTGGACGGGGACGCCGGAACCGTGGCCCTCGGGGATCACCGGGACGCGGGGAACTGA
- a CDS encoding antibiotic biosynthesis monooxygenase family protein — MATEHALLAVRPGMEGEFEVAFGKAKSIISSMTGFQGLTLSRSLESPSTYLLLVEWRTLEDHTEGFRGSSEYQEWRGLLHHFYSPFPTVEHYEQIVAVPGLPT; from the coding sequence ATGGCCACTGAACATGCATTGCTCGCAGTCAGGCCCGGTATGGAGGGCGAATTCGAGGTTGCCTTCGGCAAGGCAAAATCAATCATTTCGTCCATGACGGGTTTTCAGGGCCTCACACTCTCACGCTCCCTCGAAAGCCCGTCCACGTACCTGCTGCTGGTTGAATGGCGAACCCTGGAAGACCACACAGAGGGATTCCGGGGCTCCTCGGAGTACCAAGAATGGCGCGGGCTGCTGCACCATTTCTACTCGCCGTTCCCGACCGTGGAGCACTACGAACAAATCGTTGCCGTTCCGGGTCTTCCGACGTAG
- a CDS encoding SDR family oxidoreductase, with amino-acid sequence MSESIRTVLVVGATGSIGRPVVAEALAKGFKVRALVRDQAKAASLPAGTDVAPGDLTDGEALAGVVEGIDAVIFTHGSRGGGPTATEAVDYGGVHNILRALSGRPVRIVLMTAIGVTVHDGSYNRASGAHDWKRRAERVVRASGNVFTIVRPGWFDYNDADQHRIVMLQGDRRRAGDASDGAIARRQIAEVLVASLTSPAAARKTFELVAGKGPAQSDLGQVFAALQADPRGNLDGVLDPENFPLADEPVRVLEQLEAIRNRAY; translated from the coding sequence ATGTCAGAATCCATCCGGACCGTGCTCGTTGTCGGCGCGACTGGGAGCATTGGGCGACCGGTCGTCGCGGAAGCGCTGGCCAAGGGGTTCAAGGTTCGCGCACTCGTGCGAGACCAAGCGAAGGCCGCGTCGCTTCCGGCAGGCACCGATGTGGCCCCGGGCGATCTGACAGACGGGGAAGCCCTCGCCGGGGTCGTCGAGGGAATCGATGCGGTCATCTTTACCCACGGATCCCGCGGCGGAGGGCCAACCGCCACGGAAGCCGTTGATTATGGCGGTGTGCACAACATTCTTCGAGCCCTGTCCGGGCGCCCGGTGCGCATTGTCCTGATGACGGCCATCGGCGTCACCGTCCACGACGGCAGCTACAACAGGGCCTCGGGTGCGCACGACTGGAAACGGCGTGCGGAGCGGGTCGTACGTGCCAGCGGCAACGTTTTCACCATCGTCCGGCCGGGATGGTTCGACTACAACGATGCCGACCAACATCGAATCGTCATGCTCCAAGGTGATCGGAGACGCGCCGGCGATGCCAGCGATGGGGCCATCGCCCGCCGGCAGATCGCAGAGGTTCTGGTTGCGAGCCTCACCTCGCCGGCGGCAGCACGCAAGACCTTCGAACTTGTTGCCGGGAAAGGACCGGCCCAGTCCGACCTTGGGCAGGTGTTTGCGGCACTGCAAGCCGATCCGCGGGGGAACCTTGATGGCGTTCTCGATCCTGAAAACTTCCCCCTCGCCGACGAACCGGTCCGGGTTCTCGAGCAACTTGAGGCGATCCGGAATCGCGCATACTGA
- a CDS encoding aldo/keto reductase has protein sequence MTATNLVLNNGVTMPAVGLGVFQTPPDETTAAVAEAMRVGYRHIDTAAAYLNEREVGQGVRDSGLPRNEVFVETKIWVTDYGFDETLHAFEKSSAKLGLEQIDLLILHQAVPTSFERSIAAYKALEKLYSDGKVRAIGVSNFMVEHLSRLLAATEVVPAVNQIEMHPYFQQRDVVALDAAHGILTQAWSPIGGITFYRDGGKRTLKDETLLTIAKKHGKSAAQVMLRWHLQQGRSAIPKSTRPERIAENFNVFDFELAPEELDAIDALDTGVRGGPEPELITSEGFGRVIPEA, from the coding sequence ATGACAGCTACGAACCTAGTCCTGAACAACGGTGTCACCATGCCCGCAGTGGGCCTGGGGGTCTTTCAAACACCTCCCGACGAAACCACGGCCGCCGTCGCCGAAGCGATGCGTGTCGGCTATCGACACATCGATACGGCCGCCGCATACCTCAACGAACGCGAGGTGGGCCAGGGGGTCCGGGATTCTGGCCTGCCCCGCAACGAAGTCTTTGTCGAGACGAAAATTTGGGTCACCGACTACGGGTTCGACGAAACCCTTCATGCCTTCGAGAAGTCCTCCGCGAAACTGGGCCTCGAACAGATCGACCTATTGATCCTGCACCAGGCCGTACCCACGTCCTTCGAACGATCGATCGCCGCGTACAAGGCGCTGGAGAAGCTGTACTCGGACGGCAAGGTCCGCGCCATCGGGGTCAGCAACTTCATGGTCGAGCACCTCTCACGGTTGCTTGCTGCCACGGAAGTGGTCCCCGCGGTCAACCAGATCGAGATGCACCCCTACTTCCAGCAACGCGACGTCGTTGCCCTCGACGCCGCCCACGGCATCCTCACCCAGGCGTGGTCACCCATCGGCGGCATCACGTTTTACCGGGATGGAGGGAAGCGCACCCTCAAGGACGAAACCCTGCTCACGATCGCGAAGAAGCACGGCAAGTCGGCCGCGCAGGTGATGCTCCGGTGGCACCTGCAACAGGGGCGATCGGCCATCCCGAAATCCACGCGCCCGGAGCGGATTGCCGAGAATTTCAACGTTTTCGACTTCGAGCTGGCGCCCGAGGAGCTCGACGCCATTGATGCACTCGACACGGGCGTGCGCGGCGGGCCGGAACCCGAGCTGATCACGTCCGAGGGGTTCGGGCGCGTCATTCCCGAGGCCTGA
- the trpS gene encoding tryptophan--tRNA ligase, giving the protein MNSFATAELRSTHLVRAIAETPRNYRVLTGERPTGPLHLGHFFGSIVERLRLQNAGVESFLILADYQVITDRDSMPRVREYVHGAVLDYLAAGMDPEQTTIFTHSSVPALNQLLLPFLSLVTEAELHRNPTVKAELAASGRALSGLLLTYPVHQAADILFCKGNLVPIGKDNLPHVEMTRVIARRFNERYGKVFPEPDALLTATPEVPGLDGRKMSKSYGNAISLGMSPDETTQVIRRTTTDSERRITFDPRSRPGISALLSTAALCLGEAPESIADGLGDAGSGALKKLTSDAVNDFLAGHRERRADLSKDPALVREILKRGNERANHEANQTLDEVRMAMGTHY; this is encoded by the coding sequence ATGAATTCATTTGCCACTGCGGAACTGCGCTCAACCCATCTAGTGCGGGCCATCGCGGAAACACCCCGGAATTACCGGGTCTTGACCGGCGAACGGCCGACAGGCCCTTTGCACCTCGGACACTTCTTCGGGAGCATCGTGGAGCGCCTACGGCTCCAAAACGCCGGGGTCGAGTCATTCTTGATCCTTGCCGACTACCAAGTGATCACCGATCGGGATTCGATGCCCCGCGTGCGCGAATACGTCCACGGAGCCGTCTTGGACTACCTGGCCGCCGGCATGGATCCGGAGCAAACGACGATCTTCACCCATTCATCGGTACCCGCCCTGAACCAGCTCCTGCTCCCATTTCTCAGCCTCGTCACGGAGGCAGAGTTACACCGCAACCCCACAGTGAAAGCGGAATTGGCGGCGTCGGGACGGGCCCTCAGCGGGCTTTTGCTTACCTACCCGGTGCACCAGGCAGCGGATATCCTCTTCTGCAAGGGAAACCTGGTCCCGATCGGGAAGGACAACCTGCCCCATGTCGAGATGACCCGTGTCATCGCCCGTCGCTTCAACGAACGCTATGGCAAGGTCTTTCCGGAGCCCGACGCGTTGCTGACCGCCACGCCCGAGGTGCCCGGCCTTGACGGACGCAAGATGTCCAAGAGCTACGGAAACGCAATCTCGTTGGGGATGTCACCGGATGAAACTACCCAGGTCATCCGTCGCACCACCACCGACTCCGAGCGCCGGATCACCTTCGATCCACGGTCGCGCCCCGGTATCTCGGCGCTGCTTTCCACCGCTGCGCTGTGTCTGGGCGAGGCACCTGAATCGATCGCGGATGGGCTTGGGGACGCGGGCAGCGGGGCACTCAAGAAATTGACGTCGGACGCCGTAAACGACTTCCTTGCCGGTCACCGGGAACGCCGGGCCGATTTGTCCAAGGACCCTGCCTTGGTCAGGGAAATCCTCAAACGAGGCAACGAACGAGCCAACCATGAAGCCAACCAAACACTCGATGAGGTGCGCATGGCCATGGGCACGCACTACTGA
- a CDS encoding LexA family protein, which produces MGFPSPARDYYNGGIDLNRLLIRDRTSTFLMRVSGNSMASAGIAHGDEVIVDRSLTPKDGSVVIAVHEGELVIRRLLLHKGSMVLCSDEQTAAEAGAILEETSIWGVVTRCLHHV; this is translated from the coding sequence ATGGGATTTCCATCCCCGGCACGCGACTACTACAACGGCGGAATCGATCTGAACCGGTTGCTGATTCGCGACCGAACCTCGACATTCCTGATGCGGGTTTCCGGGAACTCCATGGCCTCGGCAGGAATCGCCCACGGGGATGAAGTCATCGTTGACCGTTCATTGACTCCCAAGGACGGGTCGGTTGTCATCGCGGTGCATGAGGGCGAACTCGTCATCCGCCGTTTGCTCCTTCACAAAGGCTCCATGGTTCTTTGCAGCGACGAACAAACGGCCGCCGAAGCCGGTGCCATCCTTGAGGAAACGAGCATTTGGGGCGTTGTCACCCGCTGCCTGCATCATGTCTAA
- a CDS encoding cytochrome c biogenesis CcdA family protein produces MEVGFAYAVIGGMLGVFSPCNALLLPAFFANIAASRAKLLSLGAVFLAGLLITLVPLGLGLGWLGGTLSIDRGVLLIGAGWVLIILGLVTALGGGLDFSRFIPGGRPAPAAGSLVGTFALGAVSGVAGFCTGPVLGAIFTLALTSASPARGGLLLGLFGVGMVIPILLIALLIRKTGHGSVRWMRGRRFSVGRLKFHTTSLLIGAVTVLVGWLMIFTNGMASVPELLPSSWISFLENSGRWLDSVVPSWAWTLLVGILLMAWWLRAAIRRTNGTGATDDETLLVSTDSAQR; encoded by the coding sequence ATGGAAGTTGGATTCGCCTACGCCGTAATCGGCGGAATGCTCGGGGTGTTCAGCCCCTGCAATGCACTGCTGCTGCCGGCTTTCTTTGCCAACATCGCCGCGTCCCGTGCCAAGCTGCTAAGCCTCGGTGCGGTCTTCCTGGCCGGGTTGCTCATCACCCTGGTGCCGCTTGGCCTGGGACTGGGCTGGCTGGGCGGAACGCTGAGCATCGATCGCGGTGTCCTACTGATCGGAGCCGGATGGGTGCTGATCATCCTCGGCCTGGTCACGGCGCTGGGCGGCGGGCTCGATTTTTCCCGGTTCATCCCGGGTGGCAGGCCCGCGCCGGCGGCCGGATCGTTGGTTGGAACCTTTGCGCTGGGTGCCGTTTCAGGTGTGGCGGGGTTCTGCACCGGGCCGGTGCTGGGAGCCATCTTCACCCTCGCGCTGACTTCGGCAAGCCCGGCCCGCGGCGGCCTGCTGCTGGGGCTCTTCGGGGTGGGAATGGTCATCCCGATCCTGCTCATCGCCTTGCTGATTCGCAAGACCGGGCACGGATCCGTGCGCTGGATGCGCGGCCGCAGGTTCTCCGTCGGGCGATTGAAATTCCACACCACCTCGCTGCTCATTGGTGCCGTGACGGTCTTGGTCGGCTGGCTCATGATCTTCACCAACGGCATGGCATCGGTCCCCGAGCTGCTTCCCTCCAGCTGGATTTCCTTCCTGGAAAACTCGGGACGATGGCTTGATTCGGTTGTGCCGTCTTGGGCGTGGACGCTCCTGGTTGGCATCCTGCTCATGGCCTGGTGGTTGCGGGCCGCCATTCGCAGGACCAACGGCACCGGTGCCACGGACGATGAGACGCTTCTGGTCTCAACGGACAGCGCCCAGCGCTAG
- a CDS encoding DsbA family protein yields the protein MSEATQTPAKPKLPWFWIMPIPVALLIGIIIGMQIPTPGDSVAAAPAPTEQAAEGAQNADATQQKINVERRDANDPTAVGAIDAPVTMVTYSDFQCGYCAKWAAESLPTIVQQYVDAGKLRIEYRDIMFFGENSRQSAELAVAAGKQGKYQEFHDAIFADGATAKNADFSAEGIKELAKTIGVDHKQLVADAASEETSALVQKNHDEAKDLGVTGTPTFIINGSPVVGAQPLEVFVQAIDVELAG from the coding sequence ATGTCAGAAGCAACCCAAACACCGGCCAAGCCAAAGCTGCCCTGGTTCTGGATCATGCCGATCCCCGTGGCATTGCTGATCGGCATCATCATCGGGATGCAGATCCCCACTCCGGGGGACTCCGTGGCCGCCGCGCCGGCACCCACCGAACAGGCCGCCGAAGGCGCGCAGAACGCCGATGCAACGCAACAGAAGATCAACGTCGAACGCCGCGATGCCAACGACCCGACCGCCGTCGGTGCCATTGACGCACCGGTCACCATGGTCACCTATTCGGATTTCCAGTGCGGCTACTGCGCCAAGTGGGCCGCCGAGTCCCTGCCCACGATCGTGCAGCAGTATGTCGACGCCGGCAAGCTGCGCATCGAGTACCGCGACATCATGTTCTTCGGCGAAAACTCACGCCAGAGCGCCGAACTGGCCGTTGCCGCGGGCAAGCAGGGCAAGTACCAGGAATTCCACGACGCAATCTTTGCCGACGGGGCCACCGCCAAGAACGCAGACTTCTCCGCCGAAGGCATCAAGGAGCTCGCCAAAACGATCGGTGTGGACCACAAACAGCTGGTGGCCGATGCCGCATCCGAAGAAACCTCCGCGTTGGTCCAGAAAAACCACGACGAAGCCAAGGACCTTGGCGTCACCGGGACCCCGACGTTCATCATCAACGGCTCCCCGGTGGTGGGAGCGCAGCCGCTCGAGGTCTTCGTCCAGGCCATCGACGTCGAGCTCGCCGGCTAA